From the genome of Bacteroides sp. MSB163, one region includes:
- a CDS encoding family 43 glycosylhydrolase: MINRIFLSLLIAISWLPASQAQSISNNLWKDTGGHHINAHGGGVLFHNGLYYWFGEHRPENGFTTEVGVNCYASSDLQNWTHKGIALAVSEEPGNDIERGCIMERPKVIYNQKTGKFVMWFHLELKGQGYGPARAAVAVSDRPEGPYRFVRSGRVNPGIYPENMSEADRKLTWNMKKYKKWWTPEWYKAVNQGLFVKRDLEGGQMSRDMTLFVDDDGKAYHIYSSEENLTLHIAELTDDYLQHSGRYIRIFPGGHNEAPALFKKDNMYWMITSGCTGWDPNEARMFSASSIWGPWKQHPNPCRGQNSEKTFGGQSTFVLELPENRFIFMADVWKPKSLMYSGHIWLPIQFDELGGPFIEWTDEVNLSAQSEWKQVWSDEFNTDGLPDTTVWSYDNGFARNEEAQWYQKGNAYCKDGKLIIEARKEKGRKNPWYEAGSNDWRKNREFIEYTSSCITTAGKKEFLYGRFEIRAKIPVSGGVWPAIWTLGSGMEWPSCGEIDIMEYYRIKGEPHILANAAWGTNWQWNAKWNSKAIPFTHFTDKDPAWADKFHIWRMDWDETAIKIYLDDELLNEIPLSETVNGTIGKGTNPFRMPQYLLLNLALGGINGGEIDDKGIPMRYEIDYVRVYQKQ, translated from the coding sequence ATGATAAATAGAATATTTCTGTCGTTATTAATAGCGATTAGCTGGCTTCCGGCATCGCAGGCTCAAAGTATCTCTAATAATTTGTGGAAAGATACAGGCGGGCACCATATCAACGCCCATGGTGGCGGTGTTTTATTTCATAATGGATTATATTACTGGTTTGGCGAACATCGCCCTGAGAACGGCTTCACTACCGAAGTGGGAGTGAACTGTTATGCATCTTCCGATTTGCAGAATTGGACTCACAAAGGCATAGCACTTGCCGTATCCGAAGAACCCGGAAACGATATTGAACGTGGTTGCATCATGGAGCGCCCCAAAGTGATATATAATCAGAAGACCGGGAAGTTTGTAATGTGGTTCCATCTGGAACTGAAAGGCCAAGGTTATGGCCCCGCCCGTGCGGCTGTGGCCGTCAGTGACAGACCGGAGGGACCTTACCGCTTTGTTCGTTCCGGACGGGTGAACCCCGGAATCTATCCGGAGAATATGTCTGAGGCAGATCGGAAGCTGACATGGAATATGAAGAAATATAAAAAGTGGTGGACTCCGGAGTGGTACAAAGCCGTTAATCAGGGACTATTTGTGAAACGCGATTTAGAAGGCGGACAAATGTCTCGTGATATGACTTTATTTGTGGATGACGATGGTAAAGCTTATCACATTTATTCTTCAGAAGAGAATCTGACTTTGCATATTGCAGAACTGACAGATGATTATTTGCAGCATTCAGGGCGTTATATTCGTATCTTTCCCGGTGGACATAACGAAGCACCGGCCCTATTCAAAAAAGATAATATGTATTGGATGATTACTTCCGGATGTACCGGTTGGGATCCTAATGAAGCCCGTATGTTTTCAGCGTCTTCCATTTGGGGGCCGTGGAAGCAACATCCTAATCCATGCCGCGGACAGAACAGTGAGAAAACCTTTGGTGGACAAAGTACGTTCGTATTAGAGTTGCCGGAGAACCGCTTTATATTTATGGCTGATGTTTGGAAACCGAAGAGTCTGATGTATTCCGGGCATATTTGGCTGCCTATACAGTTTGATGAACTGGGGGGGCCGTTTATTGAGTGGACGGACGAGGTAAATCTGTCCGCTCAATCGGAGTGGAAACAGGTATGGAGTGATGAATTTAATACAGACGGTCTTCCGGATACGACTGTTTGGAGCTATGATAATGGTTTTGCACGCAATGAAGAAGCCCAGTGGTATCAGAAAGGTAATGCTTACTGCAAAGATGGAAAGCTGATTATTGAAGCACGAAAAGAAAAAGGACGTAAAAATCCCTGGTATGAGGCCGGAAGTAACGATTGGCGGAAGAATCGGGAGTTCATTGAGTACACTTCCTCGTGCATCACTACGGCCGGTAAGAAAGAGTTCCTGTACGGCAGATTCGAGATTCGTGCCAAGATTCCCGTGAGCGGAGGGGTATGGCCGGCTATTTGGACTTTGGGCAGTGGTATGGAATGGCCTTCGTGTGGCGAGATTGACATAATGGAATACTATCGTATCAAAGGTGAACCGCATATTCTGGCAAATGCTGCCTGGGGAACTAATTGGCAGTGGAATGCAAAATGGAATAGTAAAGCGATTCCTTTTACTCATTTTACAGATAAAGATCCGGCATGGGCGGATAAGTTTCACATCTGGCGTATGGATTGGGATGAAACGGCCATTAAAATCTATCTGGATGATGAATTGCTGAATGAAATTCCTTTGAGCGAGACTGTTAACGGTACCATCGGAAAAGGAACGAACCCCTTCCGCATGCCACAATATCTTTTGCTGAACTTGGCTCTTGGTGGCATAAACGGTGGAGAGATTGATGATAAAGGAATCCCCATGCGTTATGAAATAGACTATGTACGGGTATATCAGAAGCAATAG
- a CDS encoding discoidin domain-containing protein, whose product MKLNLKYIITVSVLVGMTGCDDKIEPFEITGSTATPVAISASTVQSEALPGEIKLTWTAPQEDFAYMQIRYNDPLQKKDICKLVSKSTTELLVENTRARFGDYSFFFQTFNAANQGSMVTEVKAKSGAAPATMTEKSRKEVKLTVDQLSCNYPDASEGQYAHLVDGNIETFFHSNWHTPQSPLPHYIQIDFKEEHENFAFGYYTRNTSNTDGYPTAAEFQISNDGENWETLTVLSGLPATKATRYSSDYVIAGKKFKHFRFNVISSSLNKNYFHIAEIYFYDVEVEVYDPETIPLD is encoded by the coding sequence ATGAAACTTAATTTGAAATATATAATTACCGTTTCTGTACTTGTTGGTATGACCGGTTGCGATGACAAGATTGAGCCGTTTGAAATAACGGGCTCTACGGCAACGCCTGTTGCGATTAGTGCTTCTACTGTTCAGTCGGAAGCGCTGCCGGGAGAGATAAAATTGACATGGACTGCTCCTCAGGAAGACTTTGCCTATATGCAAATCAGATATAACGATCCGTTACAGAAAAAGGATATATGCAAACTGGTGTCGAAAAGTACGACTGAATTGTTAGTTGAAAATACACGTGCCCGCTTTGGCGATTATTCTTTCTTTTTTCAGACCTTTAATGCTGCAAATCAAGGAAGCATGGTGACGGAAGTGAAAGCTAAATCGGGAGCGGCGCCGGCTACGATGACAGAGAAGTCGCGTAAAGAAGTAAAATTGACTGTAGACCAGCTGTCGTGTAATTATCCTGATGCGAGCGAGGGACAATATGCTCATTTGGTTGACGGAAATATAGAAACTTTCTTTCATTCAAACTGGCATACTCCCCAAAGTCCGTTACCTCATTATATACAGATTGATTTTAAAGAGGAACATGAAAACTTTGCTTTTGGGTATTACACCCGTAATACGTCTAATACAGACGGTTATCCTACAGCAGCAGAGTTCCAGATTAGTAATGACGGTGAAAACTGGGAAACGTTGACTGTTTTAAGTGGATTGCCGGCAACTAAGGCTACGAGATATTCTTCTGATTATGTAATTGCAGGGAAGAAGTTTAAACATTTCCGCTTTAATGTCATCTCAAGTTCTTTGAATAAAAACTATTTTCATATAGCTGAGATTTACTTTTATGATGTAGAAGTAGAAGTATATGATCCAGAGACAATACCTTTAGATTAA
- a CDS encoding RagB/SusD family nutrient uptake outer membrane protein, translating to MKFRNIYIGIVCAVSLSACSDKMDYHEYTNYDNTHVFSDFGRTAGFVNNIYSYLDSDLPGINSLASACDEAEMAITWSSVLDYTNGNWTAMNPKSQWGIYSGIRAVNYFLKEAKDLDFYDLRFTQDYQAQMTRFNRYQYEVRLLRAYYYFNLVRAYGDVPFTTEVLTEAEANSIGRTPASEIFDFIISECDIVASELPVSYKDLEGDAASGDNPETGRVNRGTALALKARAALYRASKLFNESGDKELWRQAALFSQDVIDYCSENGISLGKYTDLWGTNNYQAAEVIFARRVGDTSSPEYDNFPIGMENANSGNCPTQTLVDAYEMKNGGEPDPANPYEGRDPRFKMTIACNGDKWPDSNPNPLETYIGGRNGAPISYATPTGYYLKKYLDGSIDISAGSGTGGKRHSWITFRLGEFYLNYAEALFQYLGSAEAVTDEFFLTARDAVNKIRTRSDVNMPVLPKGIDSDEFWKCYKRERMVELAFEGHRFWDIRRWKEGGITSIARMEITKLGDELFSYKKTTKTLVWDDRMYFFPIPDSEIRKNKNLTQNPGWEIK from the coding sequence ATGAAATTTAGAAATATATATATCGGTATTGTTTGTGCAGTTTCTCTGTCGGCATGTAGCGATAAGATGGATTACCATGAATATACCAATTATGACAATACGCATGTTTTTTCTGATTTTGGGCGTACGGCAGGATTTGTGAATAATATCTATTCCTATCTTGACTCCGATCTTCCGGGGATAAATTCATTGGCTTCTGCTTGTGATGAGGCCGAAATGGCGATAACTTGGTCTTCTGTGTTGGATTATACCAATGGCAACTGGACGGCAATGAATCCTAAATCTCAATGGGGAATCTATTCTGGCATCCGTGCTGTGAATTATTTTCTGAAGGAAGCTAAAGATTTGGACTTCTATGATTTGCGTTTTACACAAGATTATCAAGCACAAATGACTCGTTTCAACCGTTATCAGTATGAGGTTCGTTTGCTACGTGCTTATTACTATTTTAATTTGGTTCGTGCTTATGGTGATGTTCCGTTTACTACGGAGGTACTGACTGAAGCAGAGGCTAATTCTATCGGGCGTACACCAGCTTCTGAGATATTTGATTTTATAATAAGCGAATGTGACATTGTGGCATCTGAGCTTCCGGTTTCTTATAAAGACCTTGAGGGAGATGCGGCAAGTGGAGATAATCCTGAGACCGGACGTGTGAATCGTGGTACTGCCTTGGCCTTAAAAGCACGCGCTGCACTCTATCGGGCCAGTAAGCTTTTCAATGAAAGTGGAGATAAGGAGTTGTGGAGACAAGCTGCATTGTTCAGTCAGGACGTTATAGATTATTGTTCGGAGAATGGCATAAGTTTGGGAAAATATACCGATCTCTGGGGGACAAATAATTATCAGGCTGCTGAAGTGATTTTTGCTCGTCGTGTGGGTGATACAAGTTCGCCGGAATATGATAACTTTCCCATTGGTATGGAAAATGCTAATTCAGGAAACTGTCCTACACAAACTTTAGTTGATGCTTACGAGATGAAAAATGGCGGAGAACCTGATCCGGCAAATCCTTATGAAGGAAGAGATCCGCGTTTTAAGATGACTATTGCTTGTAATGGTGACAAATGGCCCGATTCTAATCCTAACCCACTGGAAACTTATATAGGTGGAAGAAATGGTGCACCAATTTCATATGCCACACCGACAGGATATTATTTGAAGAAATATTTGGATGGTAGCATTGATATTAGTGCAGGTTCCGGTACAGGTGGCAAACGCCATAGTTGGATTACTTTCCGTTTAGGAGAATTTTATCTGAATTATGCAGAAGCTCTTTTTCAATATTTGGGTTCGGCGGAAGCGGTTACCGATGAATTCTTCTTGACAGCGCGTGATGCGGTGAACAAAATACGTACCCGTTCGGATGTTAATATGCCTGTGTTACCGAAAGGTATTGATAGTGACGAGTTTTGGAAATGCTACAAGCGGGAACGTATGGTGGAATTGGCATTTGAAGGACATCGCTTTTGGGATATTCGTCGTTGGAAAGAAGGAGGAATTACTTCTATTGCCAGAATGGAAATAACGAAGTTGGGTGATGAGTTATTCTCATATAAGAAGACAACGAAGACATTGGTTTGGGATGACAGGATGTATTTCTTCCCAATACCGGATTCTGAAATCCGGAAGAATAAGAATCTGACGCAGAATCCGGGTTGGGAGATTAAATAG
- a CDS encoding SusC/RagA family TonB-linked outer membrane protein codes for MKKYKIIALAMLVCAGMKGYAQDGNVTGKVVDKTGNPVEGALVFVESNPQVQVATDKNGQFEIAAEKGKKIKVLTWDDATKVVPVTGDKIMTIVMDFSTEHVNYGFGLKQNRAESTGAVSTVYAEKIDNRSAMNIGNTLYGNVTGLTTMQKTANIWEQIPSMTIRGLQTLNSNNGILLLVDGLERDNNWNALNYITPEEVESVSVLRDAAAVALYGYRGINGVVNIVTKRGKYRTREISFSYDHSFNTQTRIPEMADAYSYASAVNEALGNDGRAPRYSQNELSAFQSGKYPYLYPNVNWAEEVFRDHGASDIATLTFRGGSAKMRYFTMMNLQNDKGFIKNANANEGYSTQNKYSKANFRSNLDIDLSPKTRMQANIMGVLNEFSRPASAGENLIGKIFTVPSAAFPIRTEKGLWGGNSTWDGGMNPVYLAQGRGYTKGHTRALYADMALQQDLSSITKGLGASVRIGYDNIASYWEDYRQSAKYGMQSVTKWENGEPVEFNDFEGGTVGSVTGDNAKLDWQHRSFNFQMNVDWARQFGKHDLYSMLLYTYKFDNKNGVNTTLYTQNVAWYTHYGYNNKYFADFTLTTSASNRLDPDSRWGVAPTVGLAWVISNEDFMKNQNFIDFMKLRGSFGIIQTDNIPSEGYWNTTVGSASGYPIQDNFNGDGGWSEGRLPSLNGTTEKAYKYNLGLDMSMLKGLTLTIDGFYERRSDIWVSASGQNSAVLGVGSSYLNAGVVDSHGVEIGLDYTKKIGDFQLSAGGTFSYSRSKIKEMLEEPRAYDYLYQTGKPVGQVWGLQAIGYFVDDADIANSIPQQFGPVKPGDIKYKDINGDNVINENDMIPMGYNYNCPEIYYGFNVGLEWKGLGFNAYFQGVGNYTAQLSSSLYMPLVNNTSISKYVYNNHWTPENPSARFPRLSTEVVDNNTQYASSVWLADRSFLKLRNCEVYYKLPAAWLSKIKMKQAKVYVRGVDLFSLDSIDLTDPEAMGNDKWPATRSVHIGLSLGL; via the coding sequence ATGAAAAAATATAAGATAATAGCTTTGGCAATGTTGGTTTGTGCAGGCATGAAAGGTTATGCACAAGATGGCAATGTGACAGGCAAGGTGGTTGACAAGACAGGTAATCCTGTGGAAGGGGCACTGGTGTTTGTTGAAAGCAATCCGCAGGTGCAGGTCGCTACCGATAAAAACGGACAATTTGAAATAGCTGCTGAGAAAGGTAAAAAAATTAAGGTGCTGACTTGGGATGATGCTACTAAAGTGGTTCCTGTTACAGGGGATAAAATAATGACTATTGTCATGGATTTCTCTACAGAACACGTAAACTATGGTTTTGGTCTAAAGCAAAACAGGGCGGAGTCTACAGGGGCAGTTTCTACCGTATATGCAGAGAAAATAGATAATCGTTCGGCTATGAATATCGGTAATACTCTTTATGGTAATGTAACCGGTTTGACTACAATGCAAAAAACAGCCAATATATGGGAGCAAATACCTTCTATGACAATTCGAGGATTACAAACATTGAATAGCAATAACGGGATTCTTTTGCTGGTGGATGGTTTGGAGCGTGACAATAACTGGAATGCGCTGAATTATATTACTCCGGAAGAGGTTGAATCAGTTTCAGTGTTGCGTGATGCGGCAGCAGTAGCTCTTTATGGCTATAGAGGTATTAATGGAGTAGTCAATATCGTTACTAAACGCGGAAAGTATCGTACGAGGGAAATCAGCTTTTCCTACGATCATTCATTTAATACACAGACGCGTATTCCAGAAATGGCTGATGCCTACAGTTATGCAAGTGCTGTAAATGAGGCTTTGGGTAATGATGGCAGGGCTCCCCGTTATTCACAAAATGAATTGAGCGCTTTTCAGAGTGGCAAATATCCCTACCTTTATCCTAATGTTAACTGGGCAGAAGAAGTGTTTCGGGATCATGGAGCATCGGATATTGCAACGCTGACTTTCCGTGGAGGTTCTGCTAAGATGCGTTACTTTACTATGATGAACTTGCAAAATGATAAGGGCTTTATTAAGAATGCTAATGCCAATGAAGGATATTCCACTCAAAATAAATATTCAAAGGCTAATTTCCGTTCTAATCTTGATATTGATTTAAGCCCGAAGACACGTATGCAGGCTAATATCATGGGAGTTTTGAATGAATTTAGTCGTCCGGCTTCTGCTGGAGAAAACTTGATAGGTAAGATTTTCACTGTTCCTTCGGCTGCTTTTCCTATACGGACAGAAAAAGGTTTGTGGGGTGGTAATTCTACTTGGGACGGTGGCATGAATCCGGTTTACCTGGCTCAAGGACGTGGATATACCAAAGGACATACTCGTGCTTTATATGCTGATATGGCTTTACAACAGGATTTGTCATCTATAACCAAGGGCTTGGGTGCATCTGTTCGTATAGGATACGATAACATTGCTTCATATTGGGAAGATTACAGGCAAAGTGCCAAATATGGTATGCAATCCGTAACTAAATGGGAGAATGGCGAACCGGTAGAATTCAATGATTTTGAGGGAGGAACTGTAGGAAGTGTGACCGGTGATAATGCTAAACTTGACTGGCAACACCGTTCGTTCAATTTTCAGATGAATGTGGACTGGGCGCGTCAGTTTGGAAAGCATGATCTTTACTCTATGTTACTCTATACTTATAAGTTCGATAACAAGAATGGAGTAAATACCACTTTGTATACACAGAATGTTGCCTGGTATACACATTATGGTTATAACAATAAATACTTTGCTGATTTCACCTTGACTACTTCCGCTTCGAATAGATTGGATCCTGATAGTCGTTGGGGAGTGGCGCCCACTGTTGGATTGGCATGGGTTATTTCAAATGAAGATTTCATGAAGAATCAAAATTTTATTGATTTCATGAAGTTACGTGGGTCATTTGGTATTATTCAGACTGATAATATACCGTCTGAGGGTTATTGGAATACTACTGTGGGTAGTGCCAGCGGTTATCCTATACAAGATAACTTTAATGGTGACGGTGGATGGTCAGAAGGACGTTTGCCTTCTTTAAACGGAACTACTGAAAAAGCCTATAAGTATAATCTTGGTTTGGATATGTCCATGCTGAAAGGTCTTACATTAACAATAGATGGTTTTTATGAAAGACGTTCGGATATTTGGGTAAGTGCTTCCGGACAGAATTCAGCGGTATTAGGTGTGGGGAGTTCATATCTAAATGCCGGTGTAGTTGATAGCCATGGCGTTGAGATTGGATTGGATTATACCAAGAAAATTGGTGATTTCCAGCTGAGTGCAGGGGGGACATTCTCATATAGTCGTAGTAAAATAAAAGAGATGCTTGAGGAACCTCGTGCTTATGATTATTTGTATCAGACCGGAAAGCCTGTAGGGCAAGTTTGGGGATTACAAGCTATCGGATATTTTGTTGATGATGCTGATATAGCTAATAGTATCCCACAACAATTTGGGCCGGTGAAGCCTGGTGATATTAAATATAAAGATATCAATGGTGATAATGTGATTAATGAGAATGACATGATTCCTATGGGATATAACTATAATTGTCCGGAAATCTATTATGGATTTAACGTTGGATTGGAATGGAAAGGATTAGGTTTCAATGCATATTTCCAGGGGGTAGGCAATTATACGGCACAACTTTCTTCTTCTTTATATATGCCGTTGGTTAATAATACTTCCATATCGAAGTATGTATACAATAATCATTGGACGCCCGAGAATCCTTCAGCCCGCTTTCCGCGTTTAAGCACTGAGGTTGTGGATAATAATACACAATATGCAAGTTCTGTATGGTTGGCTGACCGTTCGTTCCTGAAATTGCGCAATTGCGAAGTTTATTACAAACTCCCGGCTGCTTGGTTAAGCAAAATCAAAATGAAACAGGCCAAAGTATATGTGCGGGGTGTTGACTTGTTCAGCCTTGACAGTATTGACCTGACAGATCCTGAAGCAATGGGAAATGATAAGTGGCCGGCAACTCGTTCAGTACATATTGGCTTGTCGCTAGGACTTTAA
- a CDS encoding family 16 glycosylhydrolase, protein MMKSKIKWLAVVCMTALTIGFWGCDDGYDLTYKGSLDLNLLGLKQASALWDGNECNLFTELKKANKEADNFSYKLNLAFYQDKKADKDVAVNLIVNKDSLSKVIARAGEGGIYEKYKDAELLPGEFYLLPSDKMELLAGTKQSDDLELLVYAEKLISLAQEEKRDITFVLPLKIVDSSSYAINDKTNSLMLFFQVKYVEPETGPEYLPDPNPAPEKISDKLKLVWSEEFNYEGIPNPDVWRFEEGFQRNQELQWYSDKNGVCDGEVLVITGKRERVDNPNYQSGSTDWKTNREFAEYTSSSIVTKNYRFRQGTMLVRAKIPTESGAWPAIWTTGGSNDSWCWEWPLGGEIDILEYYFVNGVQSLHANACWGSDTRWSAKWDSYNRPLSDFTKKDPNWAEKYHIWRMDWDDNYIKLYLDDELMNEIDLSQTNNGTGGLSDWWRGSWRNPFKDAGNDGEGFGQQIFLNLALGGNGGTPAISKFPLEYKVDYVRVYQHE, encoded by the coding sequence ATGATGAAAAGTAAAATAAAATGGTTGGCAGTTGTTTGTATGACTGCTCTCACAATCGGTTTTTGGGGTTGTGATGATGGATATGATCTTACTTATAAAGGTAGTCTTGATCTTAATCTGCTGGGATTGAAACAGGCAAGTGCTTTGTGGGATGGTAATGAGTGTAATTTGTTCACAGAATTGAAGAAAGCGAATAAAGAGGCTGATAATTTCTCATATAAGTTGAATCTTGCGTTCTATCAGGACAAGAAAGCTGATAAGGATGTTGCTGTGAATCTGATCGTGAATAAAGATTCCTTATCGAAAGTAATAGCCAGGGCTGGAGAAGGTGGAATTTATGAGAAATATAAAGATGCGGAACTTTTGCCTGGAGAATTTTATCTATTACCATCGGATAAAATGGAATTATTGGCTGGAACTAAGCAATCTGATGATCTTGAATTATTAGTTTATGCAGAGAAATTGATATCTTTGGCGCAAGAAGAAAAACGGGATATTACTTTTGTATTACCTCTGAAAATTGTGGATTCTTCTTCATATGCTATTAATGACAAAACTAACAGCTTGATGCTTTTCTTTCAGGTAAAGTATGTGGAACCGGAAACAGGCCCTGAGTATTTGCCTGATCCGAATCCGGCTCCTGAAAAGATATCTGATAAGCTGAAATTAGTTTGGAGTGAGGAATTCAACTATGAAGGTATTCCTAATCCGGATGTATGGCGTTTTGAAGAAGGTTTCCAACGTAATCAGGAACTACAGTGGTATTCAGATAAGAATGGCGTATGTGATGGAGAAGTTTTGGTTATCACAGGAAAACGTGAACGGGTAGATAATCCTAATTATCAGTCTGGTAGTACTGATTGGAAGACGAACCGTGAGTTTGCTGAATATACTTCAAGTAGTATTGTTACAAAGAATTATAGATTTAGACAAGGTACGATGCTTGTTAGGGCTAAGATACCTACTGAATCTGGTGCATGGCCTGCTATTTGGACCACTGGGGGGAGTAATGATAGTTGGTGCTGGGAGTGGCCTTTAGGTGGAGAAATAGATATTTTGGAATACTATTTTGTAAATGGAGTGCAAAGTCTTCATGCAAATGCTTGTTGGGGAAGTGATACTCGCTGGAGTGCAAAATGGGATTCTTATAATCGGCCTTTAAGTGACTTTACGAAGAAAGATCCTAACTGGGCTGAGAAGTATCATATTTGGCGCATGGATTGGGATGATAATTACATCAAACTTTATTTAGATGATGAATTGATGAATGAAATCGATTTAAGTCAAACGAATAACGGTACTGGCGGTTTAAGCGATTGGTGGAGAGGATCATGGAGAAACCCGTTCAAGGATGCCGGTAATGATGGCGAAGGTTTTGGTCAGCAAATTTTCTTGAATCTCGCTTTGGGTGGAAACGGCGGTACGCCGGCTATTTCCAAGTTCCCGTTGGAATACAAAGTTGATTATGTGCGGGTCTATCAGCATGAATAG
- a CDS encoding RagB/SusD family nutrient uptake outer membrane protein, with protein sequence MKKLTKWFIATFAGVSILFSSCVDQIKFGDSFLEKAPDTGDMNQDTIFGKADYARAFLWKTYSKLYYGLATNWNDVDGKMNTGMFETMSDCWHSHNSWDGVNRKYYSGGYKASDEDDGNDTRFNYKKENCWEAIRAAWMFVENVGRVPDMDDAEKARLAAEAKVIVASRYFDLFRHFGGLPLVEKTYGVEATYEIPRATAEETVNFMVRLLDEASGVLPWSLGADDTNWQGRFTKAAAMGLKCKILLFAASPLFNDNTPYCNDNPQIAIDNRQAWYGGYSADWWDRCWTACDEFFKELDKSGFYSLIQPESATPAAYRSAFNKAYFIREANTELLISTRIIGKYNWDWWYYWGEWVTFGGYTPTLEYMQMFPMNDGKPFTDDYLKEGAQPFFANNDYNQPNRDPRLYETMLVNGARYGDHAAEMWVGGRENISDSRLETGPGATGFRCYKFFKEGKGSLAGNYLEWPYLRLAEMYLIYAEACLQAKGDFSGAIANVNKVRARVGLGDLNACNPDKNLMTNKEALLEEILRERACELGLEDVRFFDMIRYKRDDLFKKTLHGLRIYRNDGGGDKPWSGTDGNASQFPDKPSDFRYEVFALGNIARSWWSNFSPKWYLAAFPPSEVNKEYGLTQNPGWN encoded by the coding sequence ATGAAAAAACTGACTAAATGGTTTATTGCGACATTTGCGGGAGTGTCAATCTTGTTCTCGTCATGTGTCGATCAGATAAAGTTCGGTGACAGCTTTTTGGAGAAGGCTCCTGATACAGGTGATATGAATCAGGACACAATTTTCGGAAAAGCCGATTATGCTCGTGCATTCTTATGGAAGACATATAGTAAATTGTATTATGGCCTTGCTACAAACTGGAATGATGTGGACGGTAAGATGAATACTGGTATGTTTGAGACAATGTCCGATTGTTGGCACAGTCATAATTCATGGGATGGCGTGAATCGTAAGTATTATTCGGGTGGATATAAAGCTAGTGATGAAGATGATGGAAACGATACTCGTTTTAATTATAAAAAGGAGAACTGTTGGGAAGCAATTCGTGCAGCATGGATGTTTGTTGAGAATGTAGGGCGTGTGCCTGATATGGATGATGCTGAAAAAGCCCGTTTGGCTGCTGAGGCAAAAGTGATTGTGGCATCTCGCTATTTTGACTTATTTCGCCATTTTGGCGGTCTTCCGCTTGTAGAGAAAACTTATGGAGTGGAAGCTACTTATGAAATACCGCGTGCTACAGCTGAAGAGACTGTGAATTTTATGGTGAGACTGTTGGATGAAGCTTCCGGTGTGTTGCCATGGAGTTTAGGTGCTGATGATACAAACTGGCAGGGACGCTTTACTAAAGCCGCCGCTATGGGATTGAAGTGTAAAATCTTATTGTTTGCTGCCAGTCCGTTATTTAATGATAACACACCTTATTGTAATGATAATCCGCAGATTGCTATCGATAATAGGCAAGCATGGTATGGGGGGTATAGTGCAGATTGGTGGGATCGTTGTTGGACGGCTTGTGATGAGTTCTTTAAAGAATTGGATAAGAGTGGTTTCTACTCATTGATACAACCCGAATCCGCAACTCCTGCTGCATACCGTTCAGCGTTCAATAAAGCTTATTTTATTCGTGAGGCAAATACGGAATTACTCATTTCAACTCGTATTATCGGCAAATACAATTGGGATTGGTGGTATTATTGGGGCGAGTGGGTGACATTCGGTGGATATACCCCGACATTGGAATATATGCAAATGTTCCCTATGAATGATGGAAAACCTTTTACTGATGATTATTTGAAAGAGGGTGCGCAACCTTTCTTTGCTAATAATGATTACAATCAGCCGAATCGTGATCCTCGTCTTTATGAAACTATGTTGGTGAATGGTGCTCGTTATGGTGACCATGCAGCGGAAATGTGGGTTGGTGGTCGTGAGAATATTAGTGACTCACGTCTGGAAACAGGACCGGGAGCTACCGGCTTCCGTTGTTATAAGTTTTTTAAAGAAGGCAAGGGAAGTTTAGCCGGAAACTATTTGGAATGGCCTTATTTGCGTTTGGCAGAAATGTATTTGATCTATGCGGAGGCTTGTTTGCAGGCGAAAGGAGATTTCTCCGGTGCTATTGCCAATGTCAATAAAGTGCGCGCTCGTGTAGGATTGGGTGATTTGAACGCTTGCAATCCGGACAAGAATCTGATGACAAACAAAGAGGCTCTGCTTGAAGAAATTCTTCGTGAAAGAGCTTGCGAACTTGGTTTGGAGGATGTACGCTTCTTCGATATGATTCGTTATAAGCGTGACGATTTGTTTAAAAAAACGTTGCATGGTCTGCGTATCTACCGTAATGACGGTGGAGGTGATAAGCCTTGGAGTGGAACGGATGGAAATGCCAGCCAATTCCCTGATAAACCGTCAGATTTCAGATATGAAGTTTTTGCTTTGGGAAATATCGCACGTTCTTGGTGGAGTAATTTTAGTCCGAAATGGTATTTGGCTGCTTTCCCACCATCGGAAGTGAATAAAGAATATGGATTAACGCAGAATCCGGGTTGGAATTAA